In the Streptomyces formicae genome, one interval contains:
- the ssd gene encoding septum site-determining protein Ssd: MEIVGGVISHDGAATSDGRQSGPLIVTEDVELLDDLLRLCAAAGARPEVHHGGPEGREGWDSAPLVLVGDDAVDRVRGAARRRGVVLVGRDQDDSGVWQRAVEIGADRVLLLPDGEQWLVDRIADVAEGVGRPALTVGVIGGRGGAGASTLACALAVTAARAGHRTMLVDADPLGGGLDVLLGGEAADGLRWPAFAASRGRVGGGALEESLPELHALRVLSWDRGDVVAVAPEAVRAVVAAARRRGGVVVVDLPRRVDEAVAEALDQVDLGLLVVPAELRAVAGARRVASAAGMVLRDLRVVVAGGAGSGIGEQGAPGGFEADEVARLLGLPLVGEVPWEPGLLAGQCGGVPPGGAARGPLARFCAAFWDRVPVDSAAGGGA; the protein is encoded by the coding sequence ATGGAGATCGTGGGTGGAGTCATTTCACACGATGGGGCGGCGACGTCCGACGGACGGCAGAGCGGACCGCTGATCGTCACGGAGGACGTGGAGCTGCTCGACGACCTGCTGCGGCTGTGCGCCGCCGCGGGGGCACGGCCCGAGGTGCATCACGGCGGGCCCGAGGGGAGAGAAGGCTGGGACTCGGCGCCGCTCGTGCTCGTCGGGGACGACGCGGTGGACCGGGTGCGCGGGGCCGCGCGCCGCCGCGGGGTCGTCCTCGTCGGACGGGACCAGGACGATTCGGGGGTCTGGCAGCGGGCCGTGGAGATCGGCGCCGACCGCGTGCTGCTCCTGCCCGACGGCGAGCAGTGGCTCGTGGACCGCATCGCGGACGTGGCCGAGGGCGTGGGCAGGCCCGCGCTCACCGTCGGGGTCATCGGCGGGCGCGGCGGGGCCGGTGCGTCCACGCTGGCCTGCGCCCTCGCGGTCACGGCGGCGCGGGCCGGGCACCGCACGATGCTCGTCGACGCCGACCCGCTGGGCGGGGGCCTGGACGTCCTGCTGGGCGGTGAGGCCGCCGACGGACTGCGGTGGCCGGCCTTCGCCGCGTCGCGGGGCAGGGTCGGGGGCGGCGCCCTCGAGGAATCCCTGCCGGAGCTGCACGCGCTGCGGGTGCTGAGCTGGGACAGGGGTGACGTGGTGGCCGTCGCCCCGGAGGCCGTACGCGCGGTCGTCGCGGCCGCCCGCAGGCGCGGCGGAGTGGTGGTCGTGGATCTGCCGCGCCGCGTGGACGAGGCGGTCGCCGAGGCGCTGGACCAGGTGGACCTGGGCCTTCTCGTGGTGCCCGCGGAGCTGCGCGCCGTGGCGGGGGCGCGGCGGGTGGCGTCGGCCGCGGGGATGGTGCTGCGCGATCTGCGGGTGGTCGTCGCCGGGGGCGCAGGGTCCGGGATCGGCGAGCAGGGCGCTCCGGGAGGGTTCGAGGCCGATGAGGTCGCGCGGCTGCTCGGGCTGCCGCTGGTCGGCGAAGTCCCGTGGGAGCCGGGGCTGTTGGCCGGGCAGTGCGGTGGGGTGCCGCCCGGGGGCGCCGCGCGCGGGCCGCTGGCGCGGTTCTGTGCCGCCTTCTGGGACCGGGTGCCGGTGGACAGCGCGGCGGGAGGCGGCGCATGA